The Nitrospira tepida genome includes a window with the following:
- a CDS encoding ATP-binding protein, which translates to MGSPNYEQMKVAILGAGKGGSRLLEVLSQLPGVQICGVADKNPNAPGLRRALDLNIPVSQHVTDFIGNHGINLIIDVTGDPALPRIIAQHKSPGTETLTGAASKLLWHLMQHESQLQAEVSHTDKLAAIGSFAAGIAHDINNPLYLILGLAEDLMEQTDPAVVRQHARDIIDAVKRTSRICSDLTRYARRADDQGTAPVDVHAKLDEAVKIGRYALLFQDIVVQKAYGAVHATVQGNPDDILHMFVNLITNAIQAMEGRGTLTLRTSERDAWLEIGVTDTGCGIPREALERIFEPFYTTKAPGKGTGLGLYNVNAILKKLEGTIAVESEVGTGTTFLLRLPIAKPVG; encoded by the coding sequence ATGGGTAGCCCGAACTACGAGCAGATGAAGGTTGCCATCCTCGGCGCGGGAAAGGGCGGCTCGCGGCTCTTGGAAGTGTTGAGTCAGCTCCCGGGGGTGCAGATCTGCGGCGTGGCCGACAAGAACCCGAACGCGCCGGGGCTGCGCCGAGCGCTCGATCTGAACATTCCCGTCAGCCAGCATGTGACGGACTTCATCGGCAACCACGGCATCAACTTGATCATCGATGTCACCGGCGACCCGGCCCTGCCGCGGATCATCGCCCAACACAAATCACCGGGAACGGAAACACTGACCGGGGCCGCCTCCAAGCTGCTCTGGCACCTGATGCAGCACGAGTCGCAGCTCCAGGCCGAGGTGTCGCACACCGACAAGCTGGCGGCCATCGGCTCCTTTGCCGCGGGCATCGCCCACGACATCAATAACCCGCTCTACCTCATCCTGGGGCTCGCGGAAGACCTGATGGAGCAAACCGACCCGGCGGTCGTCCGGCAACATGCCCGGGACATCATCGACGCGGTCAAACGCACCAGCCGCATCTGCTCGGATCTGACGCGCTACGCCCGGCGCGCGGACGACCAGGGAACGGCCCCTGTGGACGTACACGCCAAGCTCGACGAGGCCGTCAAGATCGGGCGCTATGCCCTGCTCTTCCAGGACATCGTCGTGCAGAAAGCCTACGGAGCCGTCCACGCCACCGTCCAGGGCAACCCCGACGACATCCTGCACATGTTCGTCAATCTCATCACCAACGCCATTCAGGCCATGGAAGGCCGGGGCACCTTGACCCTTCGAACGAGCGAGCGCGACGCCTGGCTGGAGATCGGGGTGACCGATACGGGCTGCGGCATTCCCCGCGAGGCGCTGGAGCGGATTTTCGAGCCGTTCTACACCACCAAGGCGCCTGGGAAAGGCACCGGCCTGGGATTGTATAATGTCAACGCCATACTCAAGAAGCTGGAAGGCACGATCGCGGTCGAAAGCGAAGTGGGAACGGGCACGACCTTCCTGCTCCGGCTGCCGATCGCCAAACCCGTCGGCTAG